In Pirellulales bacterium, a genomic segment contains:
- a CDS encoding efflux RND transporter periplasmic adaptor subunit, whose translation MTARVSIRKIVPWAVVGILLLGAVGVAFRGFEEWESPAQTFDPEHDPGALVTLAPGQTDTVQFAPNALTKMGYRLATVEPAPPPPPLKLQGRVDLDSDSSVRIKARFAGGRVVEIGRFEDGPSDQPKRALRYGDHVHKDQVLAVVWSTEVGAKKSELVDALSKLHTTQDILKRLESAEQGAIAQRAIIDANRDYQQAMVAVEDARRTLLSWGLLEKDIDVVYSEAKKLENRKPQDATDGGKDTNADLAVEKSWANTEVRSPIDGRILEKNFSLGQLVDPSDDLFKIADTSHIRILARVYEEDLPTLRHVPPEKRRWKIDLKSDPFDEPVSGAFEIVGGIIDPADHTGTIMGTLDNSSGRMNLGQFVTAAIDLDADPAMVAVPTKSVIEDGSLAAIFVQDNSHPDEFTRHLVAVTSRMPSKVCIRSEPNEAERAAGATPLKLGERVLASGVIELNNELALLKAAQPHVEARVRRANAAEGEATTVPSAN comes from the coding sequence ATGACTGCAAGAGTTTCGATTCGAAAAATCGTCCCCTGGGCCGTGGTCGGCATTCTATTGCTGGGCGCAGTGGGGGTGGCGTTTCGCGGCTTCGAGGAGTGGGAAAGCCCCGCGCAAACATTCGATCCGGAGCACGATCCAGGCGCGCTTGTGACGCTGGCCCCCGGTCAGACGGATACCGTGCAGTTCGCTCCGAATGCACTCACTAAGATGGGTTATCGTTTGGCCACAGTCGAGCCGGCTCCCCCGCCTCCGCCGCTAAAGCTACAGGGGCGCGTGGATCTGGATTCCGACTCCTCGGTGCGCATCAAGGCCCGTTTCGCCGGCGGCCGCGTGGTGGAAATTGGCAGATTCGAAGACGGCCCTTCTGATCAGCCAAAGCGCGCGCTGCGCTATGGAGATCATGTTCACAAGGATCAGGTTCTGGCCGTCGTCTGGAGCACCGAGGTCGGTGCGAAGAAGAGCGAGCTGGTCGACGCCTTGTCGAAACTGCACACGACCCAAGACATTCTCAAGCGACTCGAAAGTGCCGAGCAAGGCGCGATTGCCCAACGCGCCATCATCGACGCCAATCGCGATTACCAACAGGCGATGGTGGCGGTAGAGGACGCGCGGCGAACTTTGCTGTCGTGGGGGTTGTTAGAAAAAGATATCGACGTCGTCTATAGCGAGGCCAAGAAGCTGGAGAACCGCAAGCCCCAGGATGCGACCGACGGCGGGAAGGACACCAACGCCGACTTAGCGGTGGAGAAAAGCTGGGCGAATACTGAAGTACGTTCTCCCATCGACGGGCGAATCCTGGAGAAAAACTTCAGTTTAGGGCAACTCGTCGATCCCTCCGACGATTTGTTCAAGATCGCGGATACCAGCCATATCCGCATCCTGGCACGGGTTTACGAGGAGGACCTGCCGACCTTGCGGCACGTGCCGCCCGAGAAGCGTCGTTGGAAAATCGACCTGAAATCCGATCCGTTTGATGAGCCGGTGTCGGGGGCGTTTGAAATCGTGGGCGGTATCATCGATCCGGCCGATCATACAGGCACCATCATGGGTACGTTGGATAACAGTAGCGGCCGCATGAACCTGGGACAGTTCGTGACGGCGGCCATCGACCTCGACGCCGATCCGGCGATGGTCGCGGTGCCGACCAAATCCGTCATCGAAGATGGCAGCTTGGCGGCGATTTTCGTGCAAGACAACTCTCACCCTGACGAGTTCACGCGCCATCTGGTGGCTGTTACCAGTCGGATGCCCAGCAAAGTATGCATCCGTAGCGAGCCCAACGAGGCCGAACGGGCGGCCGGCGCCACGCCCCTCAAATTGGGCGAGCGCGTGCTGGCTTCGGGTGTGATCGAGCTGAACAACGAGCTGGCCCTGCTCAAGGCCGCGCAACCGCATGTCGAGGCGCGCGTGCGCCGCGCCAACGCGGCGGAAGGCGAGGCGACTACGGTGCCGTCGGCCAACTAA